One part of the Novipirellula aureliae genome encodes these proteins:
- a CDS encoding c-type cytochrome translates to MKIFPAAFVCAFTLAIGSTAWNQEATPKATTATDDGSDGETGGYPPGELGEMVRLGETLVRETSSHPMTKPLVGNSLNCTSCHLDAGQHPQAASFVGVAAAYPAYSPRESAVITLEERIANCFLRSQNGSRPANGSKVSVAIAAYLTWLSRQTPIDMNPTAPLGPNHLTFLDGDAIEPDIPNGRSLYADRCADCHLEDGSGSDEGPPVWGEQSYNDGAGLAKVLKMASWLKVAMPLDDADLTEQEAFDIAAFINSHSRPKFQPEIKK, encoded by the coding sequence GCAGCATTCGTTTGTGCATTCACGCTCGCAATTGGTTCCACGGCGTGGAATCAAGAGGCAACCCCGAAAGCAACCACTGCAACCGACGACGGCTCCGATGGGGAAACGGGCGGCTATCCGCCGGGCGAGTTGGGCGAGATGGTTCGTTTGGGGGAGACGTTAGTGAGGGAAACAAGTTCGCATCCGATGACGAAGCCGCTGGTCGGCAACTCGTTGAATTGCACCTCCTGTCATTTGGATGCCGGACAGCATCCTCAAGCCGCTTCATTCGTTGGAGTGGCAGCGGCCTATCCAGCCTATTCGCCACGCGAATCGGCGGTGATCACGCTGGAGGAACGAATCGCCAATTGTTTTCTTCGCAGTCAAAATGGTTCTCGTCCGGCCAATGGAAGTAAGGTTTCAGTCGCGATTGCAGCTTATCTCACGTGGCTGTCACGCCAGACGCCGATTGACATGAACCCAACCGCTCCGCTTGGGCCGAATCATTTGACCTTTCTTGATGGCGACGCGATCGAGCCAGACATTCCGAATGGAAGGTCGCTGTACGCCGACCGTTGTGCGGATTGCCATCTTGAGGACGGCAGCGGATCGGACGAAGGTCCTCCGGTGTGGGGCGAACAATCCTATAATGACGGCGCCGGTCTTGCCAAAGTGCTCAAGATGGCATCGTGGTTAAAGGTTGCGATGCCGCTCGATGACGCCGACCTGACCGAGCAAGAAGCTTTTGACATCGCCGCCTTCATCAATTCACACTCTCGTCCAAAATTTCAACCAGAGATCAAAAAATAA